One Siniperca chuatsi isolate FFG_IHB_CAS linkage group LG3, ASM2008510v1, whole genome shotgun sequence genomic region harbors:
- the gpr137bb gene encoding G protein-coupled receptor 137Ba isoform X1, whose product MMNGEAMEGNPAQEQQQHAGNGSHLPPPPTITPAIPPYVKLGLTIAYTIFYSLLFAFVYAQLWLVLRYRHKRFSYQTAFLFLCLLWAALRALLFSFYFRDCVTANALGPFAFWLLYCFPVCLQFFTLSLMNLYCAQVYFKAKSKYTPALLKYRLPLYLVFLGVSLLFLVVNLVCALLVKMTAADVKTIVLVRVTINDSLFVLCAVSLSVCLYKVAKMSLANIYLESKGTSVCQVTLIGIMVVLLYASRACYNLVVLALTDIETINSFDYDWYNVSDQADLRSSLGDAGYIVFGVILFVWELLPTSLVVFFFRVRRPPQERSTVGIPNHVLSSRGYFFDNPRRYDSDDDLAWSIPPQNASASLSSDCYDWGSRHSSFTVHTNSDEQRLTAAAAAAAAGSCTRTHNPSLHCTASLCTLTPIGYCVSHRHRRKSSLESQ is encoded by the exons ATGATGAATGGGGAGGCGATGGAGGGGAACCCGgcacaggagcagcagcagcatgccgGTAACGGCTCccacctccctccccctcccaccATCACGCCGGCCATTCCCCCCTACGTGAAGCTGGGTCTGACCATCGCCTACACCATCTTCTACTCGCTGCTCTTTGCTTTTGTCTACGCCCAGCTCTGGCTGGTGCTGCGATACCGACACAAGCGCTTCAGCTACCAGACGGCCTTCCTGTTCCTGTGTCTGCTGTGGGCCGCCCTGCGcgccctcctcttctccttctacTTCAGAGACTGTGTGACCGCCAACGCTCTCGGACCCTTCGCCTTCTGGCTGCTCTACTGCTTCCCCGTCTGCCTGCAGTTCTTCACGCTCAGCCTCATGAACCTCTACTGTGCACAG GTTTACTTTAAGGCGAAGTCCAAGTACACACCTGCACTGCTCAAGTACAG actTCCTCTGTACCTGGTCTTCTTGGGCGTCAGTCTTCTCTTTCTGGTGGTTAATCTGGTCTGTGCCCTGCTGGTCAAAATGACAGCCGCTGACGTCAAGACCATCGTCCTGGTGAGGGTCACCATCAACGACAGCCTGTTCGTCCTCTGCGCCGTCTCGCTGTCCGTCTGTCTCTACAAGGTCGCCAAGATGTCGCTGGCCAACATCTACCTGGAGTCAAAG GGGACCTCGGTGTGTCAGGTGACTCTGATTGGCATCATGGTGGTGTTACTGTACGCGTCGCGGGCCTGTTACAACCTGGTGGTGCTCGCCCTCACCGACATCGAGACCATCAACTCCTTCGACTATGACTGGTACAACGTCTCAGACCag GCGGACTTGCGGTCGTCGCTGGGAGACGCCGGTTACATCGTGTTCGGGGTGATTCTGTTCGTCTGGGAGCTGCTGCCCACCTCGCTGGTCGTCTTCTTCTTCAGGGTCCGACGGCCGCCTCAGGAAAGG AGCACTGTTGGGATACCGAACCACGTTCTCTCCTCCAGAGGATATTTCTTTGACAACCCTCGTCGGTACGACAGTGACGATGACCTGGCGTGGAGCATCCCTCCCCAGAATGCATCAGCAAG TCTTTCCTCCGACTGCTACGACTGGGGCAGCCGccacagcagcttcactgtgCACACCAACAGCGACGAACAGCGCCtgaccgccgccgccgccgccgccgccgccgggAGCTGCACCCGTACCCATAATCCCTCTCTTCACTGTACAGCATCACTCTGCACTTTGACACCGATCGGTTATTGTGTTTCTCATCGTCACCGACGTAAAAGTTCGTTAGAGTCGCAGTAG
- the gpr137bb gene encoding G protein-coupled receptor 137Ba isoform X2 produces MMNGEAMEGNPAQEQQQHAGNGSHLPPPPTITPAIPPYVKLGLTIAYTIFYSLLFAFVYAQLWLVLRYRHKRFSYQTAFLFLCLLWAALRALLFSFYFRDCVTANALGPFAFWLLYCFPVCLQFFTLSLMNLYCAQVYFKAKSKYTPALLKYRLPLYLVFLGVSLLFLVVNLVCALLVKMTAADVKTIVLVRVTINDSLFVLCAVSLSVCLYKVAKMSLANIYLESKGTSVCQVTLIGIMVVLLYASRACYNLVVLALTDIETINSFDYDWYNVSDQADLRSSLGDAGYIVFGVILFVWELLPTSLVVFFFRVRRPPQERVSPPGRIRALLGYRTTFSPPEDISLTTLVGTTVTMTWRGASLPRMHQQVFPPTATTGAAATAASLCTPTATNSA; encoded by the exons ATGATGAATGGGGAGGCGATGGAGGGGAACCCGgcacaggagcagcagcagcatgccgGTAACGGCTCccacctccctccccctcccaccATCACGCCGGCCATTCCCCCCTACGTGAAGCTGGGTCTGACCATCGCCTACACCATCTTCTACTCGCTGCTCTTTGCTTTTGTCTACGCCCAGCTCTGGCTGGTGCTGCGATACCGACACAAGCGCTTCAGCTACCAGACGGCCTTCCTGTTCCTGTGTCTGCTGTGGGCCGCCCTGCGcgccctcctcttctccttctacTTCAGAGACTGTGTGACCGCCAACGCTCTCGGACCCTTCGCCTTCTGGCTGCTCTACTGCTTCCCCGTCTGCCTGCAGTTCTTCACGCTCAGCCTCATGAACCTCTACTGTGCACAG GTTTACTTTAAGGCGAAGTCCAAGTACACACCTGCACTGCTCAAGTACAG actTCCTCTGTACCTGGTCTTCTTGGGCGTCAGTCTTCTCTTTCTGGTGGTTAATCTGGTCTGTGCCCTGCTGGTCAAAATGACAGCCGCTGACGTCAAGACCATCGTCCTGGTGAGGGTCACCATCAACGACAGCCTGTTCGTCCTCTGCGCCGTCTCGCTGTCCGTCTGTCTCTACAAGGTCGCCAAGATGTCGCTGGCCAACATCTACCTGGAGTCAAAG GGGACCTCGGTGTGTCAGGTGACTCTGATTGGCATCATGGTGGTGTTACTGTACGCGTCGCGGGCCTGTTACAACCTGGTGGTGCTCGCCCTCACCGACATCGAGACCATCAACTCCTTCGACTATGACTGGTACAACGTCTCAGACCag GCGGACTTGCGGTCGTCGCTGGGAGACGCCGGTTACATCGTGTTCGGGGTGATTCTGTTCGTCTGGGAGCTGCTGCCCACCTCGCTGGTCGTCTTCTTCTTCAGGGTCCGACGGCCGCCTCAGGAAAGGGTCAGTCCTCCCGGCAGGATcag AGCACTGTTGGGATACCGAACCACGTTCTCTCCTCCAGAGGATATTTCTTTGACAACCCTCGTCGGTACGACAGTGACGATGACCTGGCGTGGAGCATCCCTCCCCAGAATGCATCAGCAAG TCTTTCCTCCGACTGCTACGACTGGGGCAGCCGccacagcagcttcactgtgCACACCAACAGCGACGAACAGCGCCtga